The following proteins are co-located in the Bacillus oleivorans genome:
- the murB gene encoding UDP-N-acetylmuramate dehydrogenase, translating to MMKLLDELKALEVGNVKIDEPMSKHTTIKIGGPAEIFIEPSNVEALNKIMEVIQKHKSPWRAIGRGSNLLVKDGGIEGVVIKLGKGVDRLEWLDDQTIQVGGGFSLVSLATQLSRNGLHGIQFAGGIPGSVGGAVYMNAGAHGSDISQILVKARILFEDGTIEWLSNEEMEFSYRTSVLQTKRPGIVLEAVFRLVEGCKDQALEEMKKYKDYRRDTQPWSSPCAGSIFRNPLPNYAGKLVEEAGLKGHRIGGAQISELHGNFIVNTGNATAEDVLALIQHVKDTIYDKFKIRMETEVEIIGKK from the coding sequence TTGATGAAACTACTAGATGAATTAAAGGCACTCGAGGTTGGAAATGTAAAAATAGATGAACCAATGTCAAAGCATACAACTATAAAAATTGGGGGACCGGCAGAAATTTTTATTGAACCGTCCAACGTAGAAGCTCTAAATAAGATTATGGAAGTGATACAGAAGCATAAATCCCCTTGGAGAGCAATAGGAAGGGGATCTAATCTGTTAGTCAAAGATGGCGGAATCGAAGGAGTAGTAATTAAGCTGGGCAAGGGTGTTGACCGGCTGGAGTGGTTAGACGACCAAACGATTCAAGTAGGGGGAGGCTTCTCATTAGTTTCACTTGCGACTCAGCTGAGCCGAAATGGCTTACACGGGATTCAATTTGCTGGGGGAATCCCAGGTTCGGTCGGCGGAGCTGTTTACATGAATGCTGGGGCCCATGGATCTGATATTTCGCAAATTTTAGTGAAAGCACGGATTTTGTTTGAGGATGGCACGATTGAGTGGCTTTCTAATGAGGAAATGGAATTTTCATATAGAACTTCTGTGCTGCAAACGAAACGCCCAGGTATTGTCCTTGAAGCCGTTTTTCGATTAGTAGAAGGGTGTAAAGATCAGGCTCTCGAAGAAATGAAAAAATATAAGGACTACAGAAGAGACACACAGCCTTGGAGTTCTCCATGCGCTGGAAGTATTTTTAGAAATCCATTACCTAATTATGCCGGAAAGCTTGTCGAGGAGGCAGGATTAAAAGGACACCGTATTGGCGGTGCTCAAATTTCTGAGCTGCATGGAAACTTTATCGTAAATACAGGAAATGCAACGGCCGAGGATGTATTAGCCCTCATTCAGCATGTTAAGGATACGATCTATGATAAATTTAAAATCCGGATGGAAACAGAGGTTGAAATAATCGGTAAAAAGTAG
- a CDS encoding cell division protein FtsQ/DivIB, which yields MDKSKVVSLEDRIPKIKKERRRKANRKIIFIILMFFLLIGCIIYFQSPLSHVQTIEVNGNDHVKEAEIVTQSGLSANVNIWSLDESEIANKIREIDQIQNASVSIKWPNDVSIEVSEWRRVAYYKKDLEFFPILENGEMLKEKEASIPVHAPILFEFDGGQALEKMVQELIKLPQEVVRSISEIYFTPTDNDPYSLTVYMNDGFEVKATIRTFSKKMVHYPSIASQLDPSIKGYVDLTVGAYFRPYETAETDEEDQELVLDENEESLEGNDEEVESEG from the coding sequence GTGGATAAGTCCAAGGTTGTTTCTTTAGAAGATCGGATCCCGAAAATCAAGAAGGAAAGAAGAAGAAAAGCTAATAGAAAAATTATTTTTATAATCTTGATGTTTTTCTTGCTGATTGGATGTATTATTTACTTTCAATCCCCATTAAGTCATGTTCAAACGATCGAAGTAAATGGAAACGACCATGTAAAGGAAGCGGAAATCGTTACCCAATCCGGTTTATCTGCAAATGTGAATATATGGAGTTTAGATGAATCCGAAATTGCGAATAAAATCAGAGAAATCGATCAAATTCAAAACGCGTCTGTTTCGATAAAATGGCCCAATGATGTTTCGATTGAGGTTTCTGAGTGGAGAAGGGTTGCTTATTATAAAAAAGACCTTGAGTTTTTCCCTATTCTAGAGAACGGGGAAATGCTTAAGGAAAAAGAAGCATCTATCCCGGTGCATGCTCCCATCCTTTTTGAATTTGATGGCGGACAGGCCTTAGAAAAGATGGTACAGGAATTGATTAAGCTTCCTCAAGAAGTTGTCAGGTCAATATCTGAAATTTATTTCACCCCAACTGATAATGATCCATATTCTCTTACAGTCTATATGAATGATGGATTTGAGGTAAAAGCTACAATCCGCACTTTTTCGAAAAAGATGGTTCATTATCCATCTATTGCCAGCCAGTTGGACCCTTCGATAAAAGGCTATGTTGATTTGACGGTGGGGGCCTATTTCAGACCATACGAAACAGCCGAAACAGATGAAGAGGACCAAGAATTAGTCTTGGATGAAAATGAAGAAAGTCTTGAGGGGAATGATGAAGAAGTTGAAAGTGAAGGGTAG
- a CDS encoding DUF881 domain-containing protein, which yields MKKLKVKGRYVIISLVTLVLGYILAFSYDQTQNKRETVPITSDQWGRELDLRNELVELEEANRKLQQELADKQMHVVNIEEELSNKAIVYSNLAEEIQKYRMFLGKIKVEGSGVQVTLEDSNYNPSTDNISDYIVHEQQVFRVISELYVSGAQAVAVNGQRLKADSYIVCDGPVITVDGKQFNAPFVISAIGDSDTLFSALNLNGGVIDVLASENIVVTLEKADHIVMEPILGS from the coding sequence ATGAAGAAGTTGAAAGTGAAGGGTAGGTATGTCATTATTTCTCTGGTTACTTTAGTATTAGGATACATATTGGCTTTTTCATATGACCAAACCCAAAACAAGCGTGAGACTGTTCCGATAACATCGGATCAATGGGGACGGGAGCTCGACTTAAGAAATGAGTTAGTTGAACTGGAAGAAGCCAATCGAAAGCTGCAGCAAGAGTTAGCAGATAAACAAATGCATGTGGTAAATATAGAAGAGGAATTGTCTAACAAGGCGATTGTATACTCTAATTTGGCAGAGGAAATTCAAAAGTACCGGATGTTTCTCGGGAAAATAAAAGTAGAAGGCTCAGGTGTTCAAGTTACACTTGAAGATTCCAATTATAATCCAAGCACAGATAACATAAGTGATTATATTGTCCATGAACAGCAAGTTTTCCGGGTCATTAGCGAATTATATGTTTCAGGTGCTCAGGCGGTAGCGGTAAATGGTCAGAGGCTCAAGGCTGATTCGTATATTGTTTGTGACGGTCCGGTTATTACAGTCGACGGAAAGCAATTTAATGCGCCATTTGTGATTTCGGCCATTGGTGATTCAGATACCCTGTTTTCAGCGTTGAACTTAAATGGCGGTGTAATTGATGTGTTAGCTTCGGAAAATATCGTCGTAACTCTAGAAAAAGCAGATCATATCGTAATGGAGCCAATTCTCGGCAGCTGA
- a CDS encoding DUF881 domain-containing protein, whose protein sequence is MIILKKSMIIFSLVTLLIGFMVAIQFRTIQEPVQRDTRDTWEVRELIIQEKELQSELIREIRQIEEKLAQYEETQAQDELEVLNTTLDEFKVEAGLTEYSGPGLIISITPYFQGIDLGQEAVVLTPELLKKLINELYMYGAEHISIQGQRLISTSVIRDINNETKVDGLPLNRFPIEIKLVAENEELAEKVYNRIQASNLEDEFFVEDLRFSVSNVMDEVELPAYLDSIEIGNMKPAEE, encoded by the coding sequence ATGATCATTTTGAAGAAGAGTATGATTATTTTTTCACTTGTCACCCTCTTAATCGGTTTTATGGTTGCAATTCAATTCAGAACTATTCAAGAGCCGGTACAAAGGGATACAAGGGATACTTGGGAAGTACGCGAACTTATTATTCAGGAAAAAGAATTGCAATCTGAACTGATTCGTGAGATCAGACAGATTGAAGAAAAATTAGCACAATATGAAGAAACTCAAGCGCAGGATGAACTGGAAGTGCTAAACACCACTTTAGATGAATTTAAAGTTGAAGCAGGTTTAACTGAATACTCTGGTCCTGGACTAATTATTTCAATCACACCTTATTTTCAAGGGATTGACCTTGGTCAGGAAGCCGTTGTATTAACGCCCGAACTGTTAAAAAAGCTTATTAATGAATTATATATGTACGGTGCTGAACATATTTCCATCCAAGGGCAAAGATTAATCAGTACATCTGTAATCAGGGATATAAATAACGAGACAAAAGTTGACGGCCTGCCTCTTAATCGATTCCCGATTGAGATTAAACTCGTTGCAGAAAACGAAGAACTGGCTGAAAAAGTGTATAACCGAATTCAAGCCTCCAACCTGGAGGATGAGTTTTTTGTAGAAGATCTTAGATTTTCGGTTTCGAATGTAATGGATGAAGTAGAGCTGCCAGCTTATCTCGATTCGATTGAGATAGGAAATATGAAGCCTGCTGAGGAATAA
- a CDS encoding small basic family protein yields MWLPLFGLIAGVVLGFLTDIKIPEEYSNYLSIAVLAALDTLFGGIRAHLQNVYDEKVFVSGFFFNIILAASLAFLGVHLGVDLYLAAIFAFGVRLFQNIAVIRRILINNWTSRHEKKEKI; encoded by the coding sequence ATGTGGCTTCCCCTATTTGGTCTTATTGCTGGGGTAGTACTTGGTTTTTTAACAGACATCAAAATACCGGAAGAATACTCTAATTATCTATCAATTGCGGTTCTGGCAGCTCTGGATACTTTATTCGGAGGAATCCGTGCACATCTGCAGAATGTGTATGATGAAAAGGTGTTTGTGTCTGGATTTTTTTTCAATATTATCCTTGCTGCAAGTTTAGCTTTTCTAGGTGTCCATCTTGGTGTAGACTTGTATTTAGCAGCTATATTTGCGTTTGGTGTCCGACTATTCCAAAATATTGCAGTGATTAGACGGATACTCATCAATAATTGGACAAGCAGACATGAAAAAAAAGAAAAAATTTAA